A window of the Lolium perenne isolate Kyuss_39 chromosome 7, Kyuss_2.0, whole genome shotgun sequence genome harbors these coding sequences:
- the LOC127300859 gene encoding pentatricopeptide repeat-containing protein At1g19720, protein MQNPNKACQEPLLLLPMELVLPPFPSLLIKSHHLPPQLPSRPRHGRHQEPIMALAQAPPFTLSLQETGSAHIPHRARPFQEPRPHQPSSSARREPRFVSETKLISFHSSAGRLGDARTVFDGMSHRDLLTWSAMIGAYATRGMFDEVLALSVSMIREGVLPDRFLITRILQACAYAEDLELGSALHSMAIRRGFMGSVKDAPVGNSVLVMYVKCGELGRARGVFEKMRRRDLGTWNSMIFGCCRSCEWEEARRLLEDMRHQGTEPGVVTWNTLISSYARSGDLDVAVELLEQMEESGVEPDVVTWTSLVSGFVHSDRGDEALHCFIRMRLAGVEPNGMTIACAISACASLKLLGQGSELHCYAIKIGSVNNVLSGNSLVDMYAKCGEIVAASRIFSEIPEKDIFSWNSMVAGYAQAGYCGKAYELFCKMEDYGIRRNVITWNTMISGYIRNGDDERAFELFQTMEGYGIKRDTASWNILIAGSVHNGYFDRALTIFRQMQSAGMKPDYITILSIIPAFANLVAAWKVREIHACIFHHNLEMDGKIANALINAYSKSGDLAAACSVFDRHPSRNIISWNSIIVAHLIHGSPTQVLDHFFEMKQHGVLPDHTTLTAVIKAYGMEGMVSEGREIFLNMDKVYNVTPDLDHYAAMVELLGRSGRLQEAYEIIDGMPLTPNFTVWDALLTSAIIHGNVRLAQLAATEMSVIEPNDPRIQMVLSNLQDLAGKSFDVPKVTVHNKGRMLDEVESCSVEIRNMVYFFSTGDNVASEHLVAELKLMMIHMGLSMSDIGNGTLEVEEEMEEVVGFHCEKLAIALAISDSPCFRSIRIIKTARMCNHCHTFAKLVSEKYGRQILIKDPRCLHKFENGNCSCEDYW, encoded by the coding sequence CGCTTCAAGAAACGGGGAGCGCCCATATCCCCCACCGCGCCCGGCCCTTCCAAGAGCCAAGGCCCCACCAGCCCAGCTCTTCCGCTCGCAGGGAGCCCCGGTTTGTCTCGGAGACCAAGCTCATTTCGTTTCATTCCTCCGCGGGGCGTCTGGGCGACGCTCGCACAGTGTTCGACGGAATGAGCCACAGGGACCTGCTCACCTGGTCGGCCATGATCGGTGCGTACGCCACCAGGGGCATGTTCGACGAGGTCCTTGCGCTTTCGGTGAGCATGATCAGGGAAGGGGTGCTCCCTGACAGGTTCTTGATCACTCGGATTTTACAGGCATGTGCGTACGCCGAGGACCTGGAGCTTGGGAGCGCACTGCATTCCATGGCTATCCGGAGAGGGTTTATGGGGAGTGTGAAGGATGCACCTGTCGGGAACTCGGTGCTGGTGATGTATGTCAAATGTGGAGAACTGGGGCGTGCACGTGGGGTGTTTGAGAAGATGAGGCGCCGGGACCTGGGCACATGGAACTCCATGATTTTTGGGTGTTGCCGGTCTTGCGAGTGGGAGGAAGCCCGAAGGCTTCTCGAGGATATGAGGCATCAAGGCACAGAGCCGGGGGTtgtcacatggaatacattgattTCCAGCTATGCTAGGTCTGGGGATCTTGATGTGGCTGTGGAACTGCTGGAACAGATGGAAGAGTCTGGGGTAGAACCAGACGTTGTCACATGGACTAGCCTTGTGTCAGGTTTCGTTCATAGCGATAGAGGGGATGAGGCACTGCACTGTTTTATACGGATGCGTCTTGCTGGAGTggaaccaaatggcatgacaattgCATGTGCTATATCAGCTTGTGCGAGTTTGAAGCTATTAGGCCAGGGAAGTGAGCTCCATTGCTACGCTATTAAGATTGGGAGTGTAAACAACGTGCTCTCAGGAAACTCCTTGGTTGACATGTATGCTAAATGTGGAGAAATAGTAGCAGCATCTAGAATATTTAGCGAGATACCGGAGAAGGATATCTTCTCCTGGAATTCAATGGTTGCAGGGTATGCACAAGCGGGATACTGTGGCAAAGCGTATGAACTCTTTTGCAAGATGGAGGATTATGGGATCCGGCGCAATGTGATAACCTGGAATACAATGATATCAGGATATATACGGAACGGGGACGACGAGAGAGCTTTTGAACTATTCCAGACCATGGAAGGTTATGGAATTAAAAGGGACACAGCTTCCTGGAACATACTCATTGCTGGTTCAGTGCATAATGGATACTTTGATAGAGCCTTAACAATATTTCGGCAGATGCAATCAGCTGGGATGAAGCCGGACTACATTACAATCCTAAGCATCATCCCCGCATTCGCAAATCTGGTTGCGGCTTGGAAAGTACGGGAGATCCATGCCTGCATTTTTCACCACAACTTGGAAATGGATGGCAAAATTGCAAATGCACTTATTAATGCCTATTCAAAATCTGGTGATCTTGCAGCTGCCTGTTCTGTATTTGATAGGCACCCCTCAAGGAACATTATTTCATGGAATTCTATCATTGTTGCACATTTGATCCACGGTTCTCCAACTCAAGTATTGGATCACTTCTTTGAAATGAAGCAACACGGTGTCCTGCCAGATCATACAACTTTGACAGCTGTTATCAAAGCGTACGGTATGGAGGGTATGGTATCTGAAGGGAGAGAAATATTTCTCAATATGGATAAAGTCTATAATGTAACTCCAGATTTAGATCATTATGCAGCAATGGTGGAGCTTCTTGGACGGTCTGGGAGACTGCAAGAAGCATATGAAATTATTGATGGGATGCCACTCACACCCAATTTTACAGTGTGGGATGCATTACTAACCTCAGCGATAATACATGGAAATGTAAGGCTGGCACAACTGGCGGCTACAGAAATGTCAGTGATTGAACCCAATGATCCTAGAATCCAAATGGTGCTTTCTAATCTGCAGGATCTAGCTGGAAAATCTTTTGATGTGCCAAAGGTGACGGTACACAACAAGGGAAGGATGTTGGATGAGGTTGAGAGTTGTTCAGTAGAAATTAGAAATATGGTCTATTTCTTCTCAACTGGTGATAATGTTGCCTCAGAGCATCTAGTAGCTGAATTAAAGTTGATGATGATTCATATGGGACTCTCTATGTCTGACATTGGTAATGGAACTCTAGAAGTCGAAGAAGAAATGGAAGAAGTTGTGGGATTCCATTGCGAGAAACTAGCAATAGCTCTTGCCATTTCTGATTCCCCTTGCTTCAGAAGCATAAGGATAATCAAAACTGCAAGGATGTGTAACCATTGTCACACCTTTGCTAAGTTAGTTTCAGAGAAATATGGGCGTCAGATACTGATCAAGGATCCTAGGTGTTTGCACAAGTTTGAGAATGGGAATTGCTCTTGTGAAGATTATTGGTGA